One genomic segment of Garra rufa chromosome 13, GarRuf1.0, whole genome shotgun sequence includes these proteins:
- the LOC141283533 gene encoding uncharacterized protein yields the protein MAEAILGDQDQYSCSICLDLLRDPVTIPCGHSYCMSCISECWNTNDQKGIYTCPQCRHAFNSKPPLNRSTVLNEIMEKLRSTELHVSESAQSLAGPGEIACDFCAGEMIKAVKSCLECRASYCEIHVQPHYNVPALKKHTLVKATVIPVCPKHDKLLEVYCRTDQKCVCMHCVLDDHKDHDTVPSAKERDEKQIKLTRSQAKVKQTIQTKEKELQKMKMDITSHSDSAKKAVDNSKKVFSELVKLIEKKSIEVIEEIKAQEKADLDQGTKLQKKLEEEITQLKKRDGVLEDLIQTDDNIQFLQNYESVSSSSGSNGLPSFSFQPYCSFEDVRKLICDLTGRLENTCTQEISKTISKVSDLSAKRPSVDIVVGDRVRVKPSVVTPTHKWGSVTHLSVGVVKKIQGDLLTVDFPEQRNWTGVVSEMERATSAGSDLSTKNGPVNIKVGDRVRVKPSITTPKHNWGRNITHKSVGVVKDIKDDDSVVVDFPGHANWKGILTEMELVAIDETIGTLSLDSNIKVGDKVRVKPSVVTPTHKWGAVTHKSIGVVKKIQGDSLTVDFSEQKNWTGMVSEMEIVASAGSGLESVVKIGDQVRVKPSVVNPTHKWGAVTHKSIGVVQKIHGSLESLIVDFPEHKKWTGLFSEMELVTGDDLDIKVGDRVRVKSSIITPKHNWGGHITHKSVGVVKDIKSEDVIVDFPSHKGWKGILSEMELVNNSDADVSGSS from the exons ATGGCAGAGGCTATACTCGGAGATCAGGACCAGTACAGCTGCTCAATATGTTTGGACTTGTTGAGGGATCCCGTGACCATTCcgtgtggacacagttactgcaTGAGCTGTATCAGTGAGTGCTGGAATACAAATGATCAGAAAGGGATCTATACATGTCCTCAATGCAGACATGCCTTCAATTCAAAGCCTCCACTCAACAGAAGTACAGTACTTAATGAAATAATGGAGAAACTGAGGAGCACAGAGCTACACGTGTCAGAATCTGCTCAGAGTCTTGCTGGACCTGGAGAGATTGCCTGCGATTTCTGTGCTGGAGAAATGATCAAAGCTGTCAAGTCTTGTCTGGAGTGTCGAGCCTCTTACTGTGAAATACACGTACAACCCCACTATAATGTTCCTGCCCTGAAGAAACACACGCTGGTGAAAGCTACAGTCATCCCAGTGTGCCCCAAACACGACAAGCTCCTTGAGGTTTACTGTCGAACCGACCAGAAATGTGTCTGCATGCACTGTGTACTGGATGACCACAAGGACCACGACACAGTGCCATCTGCAAAAGAGCGCGATGAGAAACAG ATAAAGCTCACACGCTCTCAGGCAAAAGTCAAGCAGACAatccaaacaaaagaaaaagagctCCAGAAGATGAAAATGGACATCACGTCCCATTCA GATTCTGCAAAGAAGGCAGTGGACAACAGTAAGAAAGTCTTCAGTGAATTAGTCAAACTTATTGAGAaaaaaagcattgaggtgattgAAGAAATAAAAGCTCAAGAAAAGGCTGATCTGGATCAAGGCACCAAGCTACAAAAGAAGCTGGAGGAGGAAATAACTCAGCTGAAGAAGAGGGATGGAGTTCTAGAGGATCTTATACAGACAGACGACAACATCCAATTTCTTCAG AATTATGAGTCCGTATCCTCTTCATCTGGATCGAATGGGTTGCCGAGTTTCTCATTTCAGCCATACTGCTCTTTTGAGGACGTAAGAAAACTTATATGTGATCTTACTGGGAGACTGGAGAATACTTGCACGCAGGAAATAAGCAAAACAATTAGTAAAG TTTCAGATTTGTCAGCAAAGAGGCCTTCAGTTGACATTGTAGTTGGAGACAGAGTCCGCGTGAAGCCGTCTGTCGTTACCCCAACACATAAATGGGGATCAGTCACTCACTTGAGCGTTGGTGTTGTTAAAA AAATTCAGGGCGATTTGTTGACTGTAGATTTCCCCGAACAAAGAAACTGGACTGGTGTAGTTTCAGAAATGGAGCGGGCAACCAGTGCTGGTTCAG ATTTGTCAACTAAAAATGGTCCAGTCAACATCAAGGTTGGAGACCGAGTCAGAGTAAAGCCTTCCATCACTACCCCAAAACATAACTGGGGTAGAAACATCACTCATAAGAGTGTGGGTGTGGTGAAAG ACATTAAAGATGATGACAGTGTGGTTGTTGACTTCCCTGGACATGCAAACTGGAAAGGAATTCTCACTGAAATGGAGTTAGTAGCTATTGATGAAACGATtg GAACTTTAAGTCTGGACTCCAATATTAAGGTTGGAGACAAAGTTCGTGTGAAGCCATCTGTTGTTACTCCAACACACAAATGGGGAGCAGTCACTCACAAAAGCATTGGGGTTGTTAAAA AAATTCAGGGTGACTCTTTGACTGTAGATTTCTCTGAGCAAAAAAACTGGACTGGTATGGTTTCAGAAATGGAGATTGTGGCCAGCGCTGGTTCAG GTCTGGAGTCCGTCGTTAAAATTGGAGACCAAGTTCGTGTGAAGCCGTCTGTTGTTAATCCAACACACAAATGGGGAGCAGTTACTCACAAAAGCATTGGTGTTGTTCAAA AAATTCATGGTTCTCTTGAGTCTTTGATTGTAGATTTTCCTGAGCATAAAAAATGGACCGGTTTATTTTCAGAAATGGAGCTTGTGACCGGAGATGATTTAG acATTAAGGTTGGAGACAGAGTCAGAGTGAAATCTTCCATAATTACTCCAAAACATAACTGGGGTGGACATATCACACACAAGAGTGTTGGTGTGGTAAAAG ATATTAAATCTGAAGATGTGATTGTGGATTTCCCAAGTCACAAAGGCTGGAAAGGCATTCTCTCTGAGATGGAATTGGTAAACAATTCAG ATGCTGATGTTTCAGGATCCTCCTAG
- the LOC141283601 gene encoding uncharacterized protein, with translation MAEAILGDQDQYSCSICLDLLRDPVTIPCGHSYCMSCISECWNTNDQKGIYTCPQCRHAFNSKPPLNRSTVLNEIMEKLRSTELHVSESAQSLAGPGEIACDFCAGEMIKAVKSCLECRASYCEIHVQPHYNVPALKKHKLVKAAVIPVCPKHDKLLEVYCRTDQKCVCMHCVLDDHKDHDTVPSAKERDEKQIKLTRSQAKVKQTIQTKEKELQKMKMDITSHSDSAKKAVDNSKKVFSELVKLIEKKSIEVIEEIKAQEKADLDQGTKLQKKLEEEITQLKKRDGVLEDLIQTDDNIQFLQNYESVSSSSGSNGLPSFSFQPYCSFEDVRKLICDLTGRLENTCTQEISKTISKVSDLSAKRPSVDIVVGDRVRVKPSVVTPTHKWGSVTHLSVGVVKKIQGDLLTVDFPEQRNWTGVVSEMERATSAGSDLSTKNGPVNIKVGDRVRVKPSITTPKHNWGRNITHKSVGVVKDIKDDDSVVVDFPGHANWKGILTEMELVAIDETIGTLSLDSNIKVGDKVRVKPSVVTPTHKWGAVTHKSIGVVKKIQGDSLTVDFSEQKNWTGMVSEMEIVASAGSGLESVVKIGDQVRVKPSVVNPTHKWGAVTHKSIGVVQKIHGSLESLIVDFPEHKKWTGLFSEMELVTGDDLDIKVGDRVRVKSSIITPKHNWGGHITHKSVGVVKDIKSEDVIVDFPSHKGWKGILSEMELVNNSDADVSGSS, from the exons ATGGCAGAGGCTATACTCGGAGATCAGGACCAGTACAGCTGCTCAATATGTTTGGACTTGTTGAGGGATCCCGTGACCATTCcgtgtggacacagttactgcaTGAGCTGTATCAGTGAGTGCTGGAATACAAATGATCAGAAAGGGATCTATACATGTCCTCAATGCAGACATGCCTTCAATTCAAAGCCTCCACTCAACAGAAGTACAGTACTTAATGAAATAATGGAGAAACTGAGGAGCACAGAGCTACACGTGTCAGAATCTGCTCAGAGTCTTGCTGGACCTGGAGAGATTGCCTGCGATTTCTGTGCTGGAGAAATGATCAAAGCTGTCAAGTCTTGTCTGGAGTGTCGAGCCTCTTACTGTGAAATACACGTACAACCCCACTATAATGTTCCTGCCCTGAAGAAACACAAGCTTGTGAAAGCTGCAGTCATCCCAGTGTGCCCCAAACACGACAAGCTCCTTGAGGTTTACTGTCGAACCGACCAGAAATGTGTCTGCATGCACTGTGTACTGGATGACCACAAGGACCACGACACAGTGCCATCTGCAAAAGAGCGCGATGAGAAACAG ATAAAGCTCACACGCTCTCAGGCAAAAGTCAAGCAGACAatccaaacaaaagaaaaagagctCCAGAAGATGAAAATGGACATCACGTCCCATTCA GATTCTGCAAAGAAGGCAGTGGACAACAGTAAGAAAGTCTTCAGTGAATTAGTCAAACTTATTGAGAaaaaaagcattgaggtgattgAAGAAATAAAAGCTCAAGAAAAGGCTGATCTGGATCAAGGCACCAAGCTACAAAAGAAGCTGGAGGAGGAAATAACTCAGCTGAAGAAGAGGGATGGAGTTCTAGAGGATCTTATACAGACAGACGACAACATCCAATTTCTTCAG AATTATGAGTCCGTATCCTCTTCATCTGGATCGAATGGGTTGCCGAGTTTCTCATTTCAGCCATACTGCTCTTTTGAGGACGTAAGAAAACTTATATGTGATCTTACTGGGAGACTGGAGAATACTTGCACGCAGGAAATAAGCAAAACAATTAGTAAAG TTTCAGATTTGTCAGCAAAGAGGCCTTCAGTTGACATTGTAGTTGGAGACAGAGTCCGCGTGAAGCCGTCTGTCGTTACCCCAACACATAAATGGGGATCAGTCACTCACTTGAGCGTTGGTGTTGTTAAAA AAATTCAGGGCGATTTGTTGACTGTAGATTTCCCCGAACAAAGAAACTGGACTGGTGTAGTTTCAGAAATGGAGCGGGCAACCAGTGCTGGTTCAG ATTTGTCAACTAAAAATGGTCCAGTCAACATCAAGGTTGGAGACCGAGTCAGAGTAAAGCCTTCCATCACTACCCCAAAACATAACTGGGGTAGAAACATCACTCATAAGAGTGTGGGTGTGGTGAAAG ACATTAAAGATGATGACAGTGTGGTTGTTGACTTCCCTGGACATGCAAACTGGAAAGGAATTCTCACTGAAATGGAGTTAGTAGCTATTGATGAAACGATtg GAACTTTAAGTCTGGACTCCAATATTAAGGTTGGAGACAAAGTTCGTGTGAAGCCATCTGTTGTTACTCCAACACACAAATGGGGAGCAGTCACTCACAAAAGCATTGGGGTTGTTAAAA AAATTCAGGGTGACTCTTTGACTGTAGATTTCTCTGAGCAAAAAAACTGGACTGGTATGGTTTCAGAAATGGAGATTGTGGCCAGCGCTGGTTCAG GTCTGGAGTCCGTCGTTAAAATTGGAGACCAAGTTCGTGTGAAGCCGTCTGTTGTTAATCCAACACACAAATGGGGAGCAGTTACTCACAAAAGCATTGGTGTTGTTCAAA AAATTCATGGTTCTCTTGAGTCTTTGATTGTAGATTTTCCTGAGCATAAAAAATGGACCGGTTTATTTTCAGAAATGGAGCTTGTGACCGGAGATGATTTAG acATTAAGGTTGGAGACAGAGTCAGAGTGAAATCTTCCATAATTACTCCAAAACATAACTGGGGTGGACATATCACACACAAGAGTGTTGGTGTGGTAAAAG ATATTAAATCTGAAGATGTGATTGTGGATTTCCCAAGTCACAAAGGCTGGAAAGGCATTCTCTCTGAGATGGAATTGGTAAACAATTCAG ATGCTGATGTTTCAGGATCCTCCTAG
- the cdca4 gene encoding LOW QUALITY PROTEIN: cell division cycle-associated protein 4 (The sequence of the model RefSeq protein was modified relative to this genomic sequence to represent the inferred CDS: inserted 2 bases in 1 codon): MNXIHCPLRLLGCHPCFRLNMFSKGTKRKFSDGDEELSDESLVGARVASSYSLQRQSLLDMSLIKLQLCHMLVEPNLCRSVLIANTVRQIQEEMTHDGSWHMVTEAFCGTGQSPSERLVATEVLCRSREQDAEPKLFSVISYEGCCEEEVVADETLCSVSVSDTVSNVCLAGRMGQCWEKSELSGVERDEEALEDSRLGSGEDEEIDTEDGASTEGPKTIGQVFGTFEIKNGSPGQDSALEELFSDVDTSYYDLDTMLTGMQSAPKMGPYDLLDSLAPSHSSPSIVSTPNCRSDLNELDHIMEIIVGS; this comes from the exons ATGAA TATCCATTGCCCCCTTCGCC TGCTGGGATGTCACCCATGCTTCAG GCTAAACATGTTCTCCAAGGGCACCAAGCGTAAGTTTTCCGATGGTGATGAAGAGCTATCTGACGAAAGCCTGGTAGGTGCCAGGGTGGCATCTTCGTACAGCTTGCAACGGCAGTCGCTGCTGGACATGTCCCTCATTAAACTGCAGTTATGCCACATGCTGGTGGAGCCCAACCTCTGCCGCTCAGTTCTCATCGCCAACACGGTCAGACAGATTCAGGAGGAGATGACTCACGATGGCAGCTGGCATATGGTCACCGAAGCGTTCTGTGGCACAGGCCAGAGTCCCTCTGAACGCTTGGTGGCCACTGAGGTCCTCTGCAGGTCACGAGAGCAGGATGCAGAGCCTAAGCTCTTTTCCGTCATCAGCTACGAAGGTTGCTGTGAAGAGGAGGTGGTAGCTGATGAGACGCTGTGCTCCGTTTCGGTTAGTGATACTGTCTCTAATGTGTGCCTGGCAGGGCGTATGGGCCAGTGCTGGGAGAAGAGCGAACTTAGTGGTGTAGAGAGGGATGAAGAGGCCCTTGAAGACTCTAGACTTGGCTCAGGAGAAGATGAGGAAATAGACACCGAGGATGGGGCTTCTACAGAGGGTCCAAAGACCATCGGACAAGTTTTTGGGACTTTTGAAATAAAAAACGGTTCTCCGGGTCAAGACTCTGCTCTAGAGGAGCTGTTCTCAGACGTGGACACCTCCTATTATGATCTGGACACCATGCTGACTGGCATGCAGAGTGCACCCAAGATGGGCCCTTATGACCTCTTAGACAGTTTGGCACCTTCACACAGTTCCCCTTCCATAGTGTCCACACCAAACTGTCGTTCTGATCTCAATGAACTGGATCACATCATGGAAATCATTGTGGGTTCTTAG